The following are encoded together in the Dickeya lacustris genome:
- the cybB gene encoding cytochrome b561, whose protein sequence is MKTKYHSSQIALHWLVLLLVIITYAAMELRGFTPRGSSARALMSTVHYSCGVAVWALMILRIAVRFIYPTPPITPQPGRLVSIASHAAHGFLYLMFLALPLLGILAMYYRGIDWSIFGISMPIAAEANDDITHTLKEIHELLANAGYFLIGLHAIAALYHHYVVRDDTLLRMMPNKK, encoded by the coding sequence ATGAAGACCAAATATCATTCATCTCAGATAGCCTTGCACTGGCTGGTGCTGCTGTTGGTGATTATCACTTATGCTGCAATGGAGTTACGTGGTTTTACGCCACGTGGGAGCAGTGCGCGGGCACTGATGTCTACGGTTCACTATAGCTGTGGCGTTGCGGTATGGGCGCTGATGATTTTGCGTATCGCTGTGCGCTTTATTTACCCGACACCGCCTATCACGCCGCAACCCGGAAGACTGGTTTCAATTGCTTCCCATGCCGCGCACGGCTTTTTGTACCTGATGTTCCTTGCGTTACCGCTGCTTGGCATCCTGGCGATGTACTACCGTGGCATTGACTGGTCGATTTTTGGGATTAGCATGCCAATCGCTGCTGAGGCGAATGATGATATCACCCACACCCTGAAGGAAATCCATGAGCTGCTGGCCAATGCGGGCTATTTCCTGATTGGTTTGCATGCGATTGCGGCGTTATACCACCACTATGTGGTGCGTGATGACACCTTACTTCGCATGATGCCGAATAAAAAGTAG
- a CDS encoding LysE family translocator: protein MISLSQLVPFAAIALGLVLTPGPNMVYLLSRTLCQGRRAGLLSLAGVGLGFLCYMLAAALGITALVMAVPMAYDALRIAGAVYLLWLAWQALRAKGSPLQLRTLQPDSDRRLFVMGCVTNLLNPKAAVLYLSLLPQFIHPEQGDVLAQSLLLGFTQIVISISVNATLVMMAGYIAVFLAARPRWQQLQRGVMGTVLATLAVRILSEGKR, encoded by the coding sequence ATGATCAGTCTGTCGCAGTTAGTGCCGTTTGCCGCAATTGCTTTGGGCCTGGTGTTAACGCCTGGGCCTAATATGGTCTACCTGCTTTCTCGCACCCTGTGTCAGGGGCGGCGAGCAGGCCTGCTCTCGCTGGCCGGAGTGGGGCTGGGGTTTTTGTGTTACATGCTGGCGGCGGCATTGGGGATTACCGCGCTAGTGATGGCCGTACCCATGGCCTATGATGCTCTGCGCATTGCGGGGGCGGTTTATCTGCTGTGGCTTGCCTGGCAAGCGTTACGCGCTAAGGGCTCCCCTTTGCAACTGCGCACGTTGCAGCCGGACAGTGACCGCCGTCTGTTTGTTATGGGGTGCGTGACAAACCTGCTCAATCCCAAAGCCGCCGTACTGTATTTGTCACTGTTGCCGCAATTTATTCATCCAGAACAGGGCGACGTGCTGGCGCAGTCCCTTTTGCTTGGGTTCACGCAAATCGTCATCAGCATCTCGGTGAATGCCACACTGGTGATGATGGCCGGATATATCGCGGTTTTTCTGGCTGCGCGCCCTCGCTGGCAGCAGCTTCAACGCGGGGTCATGGGCACGGTTCTGGCTACGCTGGCGGTGCGCATACTCAGCGAGGGAAAGCGGTAA
- a CDS encoding (S)-acetoin forming diacetyl reductase, translating to MKQKVALVTGAGQGIGRAIAHRLAKEGFAVAVVDYNADSAGLVAQEIVQQGGRAIAFTADVAEREQVFDAVRSARQRLGGFDVIVNNAGIAPTTLIEDITPEIVDKVYNINVKGVIWGIQAAVEAFKAEGHGGKIINAASQAGHVGNPELAVYSSSKFAVRGLTQTAARDLASLGITVNAYCPGIVNTPMWAEIDRQISQAAGKPLGYGTAEFAKRITLGRLSEPQDVAACVSFLASPDSDYMTGQSLLIDGGMVFN from the coding sequence ATGAAACAGAAAGTGGCGTTGGTGACGGGAGCCGGTCAAGGCATCGGCCGCGCTATTGCTCATCGGCTGGCAAAAGAGGGTTTTGCCGTTGCCGTTGTCGATTACAATGCGGATAGCGCAGGCCTGGTAGCGCAGGAGATAGTGCAGCAAGGCGGCCGGGCCATCGCGTTCACGGCGGATGTTGCCGAGCGTGAACAGGTCTTTGATGCGGTACGAAGCGCCCGCCAGCGGCTAGGCGGCTTTGATGTGATTGTTAACAACGCCGGTATCGCCCCGACGACGCTGATTGAAGACATCACACCGGAAATCGTTGATAAGGTTTATAACATCAACGTAAAAGGAGTCATCTGGGGAATTCAGGCTGCGGTAGAAGCGTTCAAAGCTGAGGGGCACGGTGGCAAAATCATTAACGCCGCGTCACAGGCAGGCCATGTCGGCAACCCAGAGCTGGCCGTTTACAGCTCAAGCAAATTCGCCGTGCGCGGTTTAACGCAAACAGCCGCACGCGACCTGGCTTCCCTCGGGATTACCGTTAACGCCTATTGCCCCGGTATCGTCAACACCCCGATGTGGGCGGAGATCGATCGTCAAATCTCACAGGCGGCGGGCAAACCACTCGGGTATGGTACGGCTGAATTTGCTAAACGCATCACCCTTGGCCGTTTGTCTGAACCACAGGACGTTGCGGCCTGTGTTTCCTTCCTTGCCAGTCCCGATTCTGATTATATGACAGGCCAATCTTTGCTTATCGATGGCGGTATGGTTTTTAATTAA
- the katB gene encoding catalase KatB encodes MALLLAGSVQADTLTRDNGAPVGDNQNSQTAGANGPVLLQDVQLLQKLQRFDRERIPERVVHARGTGAHGEFTASDDLTDLSRAEVFKKGTKTPVFVRFSSVVHGNHSPETLRDPRGFATKFYTTQGNWDLVGNNFPTFFIRDAIKFPDMVHAFKPDPRTNQDNDGRRFDFFSHVPEAIRTLTLLYSNEGTPASYRHMDGNSVHAYKLVNAKGEVHYVKFHWKTLQGVKNLDPKQVEEVQGKDYSHMTNDLVAAIARGDYPKWDLYIQVLTPQELQKFDFDPLDATKVWPGVPERKIGQMVLNKNPDNFFQETEQVAMAPANLVPGIEPSEDRLLQGRLFSYADTQMYRLGANGLTLPINAPLKPANNVNQDGSLNSGHSQNKGVNYQPSRLYPREELASARYSQATLSGTTQQRKIQKEQNFKQTGELYRSYSAKDQDDLVKSLGSALALADNESKHIMLSYFYKADATYGTRLTTVANGSLDKVQALAGKLTE; translated from the coding sequence ATGGCGCTGCTGCTTGCTGGCAGCGTACAGGCTGACACATTGACGCGAGATAACGGCGCGCCTGTCGGCGATAACCAAAACTCGCAGACCGCAGGCGCCAACGGCCCGGTACTGCTACAAGATGTGCAGCTGTTACAAAAATTGCAGCGCTTTGACCGGGAGCGTATTCCTGAACGCGTTGTACACGCACGGGGAACCGGCGCACATGGCGAATTCACCGCCAGCGATGACCTCACAGACCTGAGCCGCGCCGAGGTCTTCAAAAAAGGCACGAAAACGCCGGTATTTGTACGTTTCTCCAGTGTCGTACACGGCAATCATTCACCTGAAACGTTGCGTGACCCACGTGGCTTTGCCACCAAGTTCTACACAACACAAGGTAATTGGGATCTGGTCGGTAATAATTTCCCCACCTTTTTTATTCGTGACGCGATTAAATTCCCGGATATGGTGCATGCCTTCAAGCCCGACCCACGCACCAATCAGGACAATGATGGCCGCCGCTTTGACTTTTTCTCCCACGTACCGGAAGCCATTAGAACGTTAACACTGCTCTACTCCAATGAGGGGACGCCAGCCAGTTATCGCCACATGGACGGCAACAGTGTTCATGCCTATAAGTTGGTGAATGCCAAAGGCGAAGTGCATTACGTGAAATTCCACTGGAAAACATTGCAGGGCGTGAAGAACCTCGACCCTAAACAGGTCGAGGAGGTACAAGGCAAAGATTACAGCCACATGACCAACGATTTGGTGGCAGCCATTGCGCGGGGAGATTACCCGAAGTGGGATCTGTATATTCAGGTGCTGACCCCGCAGGAACTGCAAAAATTTGATTTCGACCCGCTGGATGCCACCAAAGTCTGGCCTGGGGTGCCGGAGCGTAAAATCGGCCAGATGGTGCTAAACAAAAACCCGGATAATTTCTTTCAGGAAACCGAGCAGGTAGCCATGGCTCCGGCTAATCTGGTGCCTGGCATCGAACCCTCTGAAGACCGCCTGTTACAAGGCCGTTTGTTCTCCTACGCCGACACGCAAATGTATCGTCTGGGGGCCAACGGCTTAACGCTGCCGATTAATGCGCCGTTAAAACCCGCCAATAACGTCAATCAGGACGGTAGCCTGAACAGCGGCCACAGCCAGAATAAAGGCGTGAACTACCAGCCAAGTCGCCTCTATCCACGCGAAGAGCTGGCGTCAGCGCGCTATAGCCAGGCAACCCTGAGCGGCACGACCCAACAGCGAAAAATTCAGAAAGAGCAGAATTTTAAACAGACGGGCGAGCTGTATCGCTCATACAGCGCTAAAGATCAGGACGATCTGGTAAAAAGCCTCGGCTCGGCGCTGGCATTGGCGGATAACGAGAGCAAACACATTATGCTGTCTTATTTCTACAAAGCCGATGCTACCTACGGCACCCGGCTGACTACTGTCGCCAACGGCTCGTTGGATAAAGTCCAGGCACTGGCGGGCAAACTCACCGAGTAA
- a CDS encoding ankyrin repeat domain-containing protein, with the protein MKPLLPFALLLVLTSALAQLPPSQPTVPVHAQPTSPAPAAAHDEQALQAQLNRYLWDAARSGNNAMMAEFIRAGYNLNTADEKGYSAVILAAYHGHDDTLALLLAHGADPCQQDKRGNTALMGAIFKGELKIAQRLMAATCNPNLRNHVGQTAAMYASLFQRSEILTALQAKGADLSATDAFGNSVHTLGQGEVRGH; encoded by the coding sequence ATGAAACCGCTGTTACCATTCGCTCTGCTGCTGGTGCTGACCTCAGCGCTGGCGCAGCTTCCCCCCTCTCAACCCACCGTCCCCGTACACGCGCAGCCCACATCGCCTGCCCCCGCAGCCGCACACGACGAGCAAGCGCTACAGGCGCAGTTAAACCGTTACTTATGGGATGCGGCGCGCAGCGGTAACAATGCCATGATGGCAGAGTTCATCCGTGCCGGTTATAACCTGAATACGGCAGACGAAAAGGGGTACAGCGCGGTTATTCTTGCCGCCTATCACGGCCACGATGACACGCTGGCGTTGCTACTGGCTCATGGCGCAGACCCCTGCCAGCAGGATAAGCGCGGCAATACGGCATTAATGGGCGCGATTTTCAAAGGGGAGCTCAAGATAGCCCAGCGTTTGATGGCCGCTACGTGTAACCCAAATCTGCGCAACCACGTCGGGCAAACCGCTGCCATGTATGCCTCTTTATTTCAACGCAGCGAGATCCTCACTGCATTACAGGCAAAAGGCGCAGACCTGAGCGCCACAGATGCCTTTGGCAACAGTGTGCACACGCTGGGGCAAGGGGAGGTACGCGGGCATTAG
- the mgtS gene encoding protein MgtS encodes MFEPISVYLAVLAVIVIPGFLAAFLSPRWND; translated from the coding sequence ATGTTTGAACCCATCTCTGTTTATCTTGCTGTGCTGGCAGTAATTGTCATTCCCGGGTTTCTGGCCGCATTTCTCAGCCCGCGATGGAATGACTAA
- a CDS encoding helix-turn-helix transcriptional regulator, whose protein sequence is MTINTTLIAPADTGTAGLTLSAPLALSHQIVARNQYVLRTVVMRADLIGLVLSGTKQLLAPQGRCAFSAGECFILPRGTQWDVVNDPAPQGRYVARVLNLQPETLTHFYQQFGHFAALPAVRSFARVTNSAQMQETFLRAADALADERCSAALREHRVMEVLLVLAEQAAIVLTPPSVLSWRERVRRLVAQRPHDDWSVTRVAQALSSTPSTLNRRLAQEASTIAACVRETRLEAAMVLLQSSHRSVAAIARDVGYESHSKFTAAFRRRFGVLPSALRDGCPLGEGEP, encoded by the coding sequence ATGACCATCAACACCACGCTTATCGCGCCAGCGGATACCGGAACAGCGGGGCTGACATTGTCTGCGCCTCTGGCGTTATCACACCAGATTGTGGCGCGGAATCAGTATGTGCTGCGCACAGTGGTGATGCGCGCCGATTTGATTGGGCTGGTGTTATCGGGCACAAAGCAGTTGCTTGCCCCGCAAGGGCGCTGCGCGTTTTCAGCCGGTGAGTGCTTTATCCTGCCGCGCGGCACGCAATGGGATGTGGTGAATGACCCGGCCCCGCAAGGGCGCTATGTCGCCCGGGTACTGAATCTGCAACCGGAAACCCTCACGCACTTTTATCAGCAATTTGGCCACTTCGCCGCACTGCCTGCGGTGCGCAGTTTTGCCCGTGTGACAAACAGCGCCCAGATGCAGGAGACGTTTTTACGTGCCGCCGATGCCCTTGCCGATGAGCGCTGTTCCGCTGCGTTACGCGAGCATCGTGTGATGGAGGTGCTATTGGTGCTGGCCGAGCAAGCGGCGATAGTGTTGACACCGCCGAGCGTTTTGAGCTGGCGTGAGCGGGTGCGGCGGCTGGTGGCGCAGCGCCCCCATGATGACTGGTCGGTAACGCGGGTGGCGCAGGCGCTTTCCAGTACGCCGAGCACCCTGAACCGGCGGCTGGCGCAAGAAGCCAGCACCATTGCCGCCTGTGTGCGTGAAACCCGGCTGGAAGCGGCCATGGTGTTATTGCAGTCATCACATCGCTCGGTTGCTGCCATTGCCAGAGATGTTGGCTATGAATCTCACAGTAAATTTACGGCGGCGTTTCGCCGTCGTTTCGGGGTGTTGCCGTCCGCATTACGTGATGGATGTCCGCTGGGCGAGGGCGAGCCGTAA
- a CDS encoding YbhB/YbcL family Raf kinase inhibitor-like protein: MKRELRAGVIAAALLCGSPLATAEASTLTLSSPAIAPKSTLPKRFEADSFGCQGENQSPALHWQGAPAGTQSFAVTVYDPDAPTGSGWWHWMVINIPASVNQLADNAGEAGGKRLPDGARQLRIDYGVEAWGGVCPPPGDKPHRYIFTVYALKTPTLDIPKEANPALGGYMINANTLAKASFTAYYSRAAK; this comes from the coding sequence ATGAAAAGAGAGTTACGCGCTGGGGTTATCGCAGCCGCCTTGCTGTGCGGATCGCCGCTGGCCACCGCAGAGGCCAGTACATTAACCTTATCAAGTCCGGCTATCGCGCCAAAGAGCACACTGCCAAAACGCTTTGAAGCCGACAGCTTCGGCTGTCAGGGTGAGAACCAGTCACCGGCGCTTCACTGGCAAGGTGCCCCCGCTGGCACGCAGAGCTTCGCTGTCACCGTCTATGACCCGGATGCCCCGACCGGGTCGGGCTGGTGGCACTGGATGGTGATTAACATTCCGGCCTCCGTCAATCAGTTGGCCGATAATGCCGGTGAAGCGGGTGGCAAGCGCCTGCCCGATGGCGCTCGTCAGTTGCGTATTGATTATGGCGTGGAAGCCTGGGGCGGTGTCTGCCCGCCGCCGGGAGATAAGCCGCACCGCTATATCTTCACCGTTTACGCGCTGAAAACGCCGACACTGGATATCCCCAAAGAGGCTAATCCGGCGCTCGGCGGGTACATGATAAACGCCAACACGTTGGCTAAAGCCAGTTTTACCGCCTATTACAGCCGCGCGGCCAAATAA
- the yjiA gene encoding GTPase, whose translation MPLPATILTGFLGAGKTTLLRYLLHADHGEKIAVIENEFGAVAIDDALLGDRATRITTLSNGCICCSSANELSDALHDLLDGIDSGELIIDRLVIECTGMADPGPVIQTFFADERLSERFVLDGVIALVDAVHADEQLSRHTVAQAQVGYADRLLLTKTDLVADTQALEARLARINARAVLHRVVNGQIDHGVIFGVEGFMLDDRLALSRPRFRPLIEPDNAISSLVITLPHAVDIEAVSAVMEQLLLNCADNLLRYKGVLAIDGDERRLLFQGVQRLYSADWDRPWRDDEARECVMVFIGIRLPQEEIQRAFATLAPEGMSSETR comes from the coding sequence ATGCCATTGCCCGCAACCATCCTCACCGGTTTTCTCGGGGCCGGAAAAACCACCTTACTGCGATATCTGTTGCATGCCGATCACGGTGAGAAAATCGCGGTGATTGAAAATGAATTTGGCGCGGTCGCCATTGATGACGCCTTGCTGGGCGATCGCGCGACCCGTATTACCACCTTAAGTAACGGATGCATTTGCTGTAGCAGCGCCAATGAATTGTCCGATGCGCTGCATGACTTGCTGGACGGTATCGACAGCGGCGAGCTGATAATTGACCGTCTGGTGATTGAATGTACCGGCATGGCCGACCCTGGGCCCGTTATCCAAACGTTTTTTGCCGACGAACGCCTGAGCGAACGTTTTGTCCTCGACGGCGTGATTGCGCTGGTCGATGCGGTGCATGCCGATGAGCAGCTCTCTCGCCATACTGTCGCGCAGGCGCAGGTCGGCTATGCTGACCGGCTACTGCTGACCAAAACTGACCTGGTTGCTGATACGCAGGCGCTGGAAGCGCGGCTGGCGCGCATTAATGCGCGGGCCGTGCTGCACCGGGTGGTGAACGGGCAGATCGATCATGGGGTCATCTTCGGGGTAGAGGGCTTTATGCTCGATGACCGTCTGGCGCTATCAAGGCCACGTTTTCGCCCGCTGATTGAACCGGATAACGCCATCAGCTCACTGGTTATCACGTTACCGCATGCGGTGGACATTGAGGCGGTATCGGCTGTAATGGAACAATTGCTGTTGAATTGCGCTGATAACCTGCTGCGCTATAAAGGCGTGCTGGCGATAGACGGCGATGAGCGTCGCCTGCTGTTTCAGGGGGTGCAACGGCTCTACAGCGCCGACTGGGACAGGCCATGGCGTGACGATGAAGCCCGCGAGTGTGTAATGGTGTTTATCGGTATTCGTTTACCGCAAGAAGAAATACAGCGCGCCTTTGCAACGCTGGCCCCTGAAGGGATGAGCAGCGAGACGCGCTGA